A region from the Cervus elaphus chromosome 10, mCerEla1.1, whole genome shotgun sequence genome encodes:
- the ITPRIPL2 gene encoding inositol 1,4,5-trisphosphate receptor-interacting protein-like 2, translated as MSVHYTLNLRVFWPLVTGLCTALVCLYHVLRGNGGARTEPPDGADGGFPLLKVAVLLLLGYILLRCRHAVRQRFLPGPPRLGGHSAFSSKHFPEPSLDILLESYYEHEVRLSPHVLGHSKAHVSRIVGELVRAGRARGSPGPIPGGALALAFRGDFIQVGSAYEQHKIRRPDGFDVLVPLRLPPLVSLEPRSLGAEPELAPAFHGCFVCALKAPPGASGGHWLRDCKPFSDGFCVDVRGRRLLSATLVLRWFQAHLQRSLATVRYSLEGRCRVSLTPGGLEQPPTLHILPCRTDYGCCRLSMAVRLIPAVHLGDSVFLVAPPPPPSPAGPLSELPGGLRGDALWGVNTARQEQKLLSWLQERAPPGACYLKCLQLLKALRDLGARGLDPTAAAQWGRLLSSYVLKSALLAVLQREGAPAPGWDEAHLGERLEELVLFLRDCLLRRRTLFHCVLGPGGAATEVGPLPKVLREAAPVDLLAAFDRQFRELAAARLLSTWRRLPQLLRAYGGPRYLVRCPPPRSQRTQGFPEDEP; from the coding sequence ATGTCGGTGCACTACACTCTCAATCTGCGCGTCTTCTGGCCCCTGGTGACCGGCCTGTGCACCGCCCTCGTGTGCCTCTACCATGTCCTGCGGGGAAACGGGGGCGCCCGAACCGAGCCCCCCGACGGCGCGGACGGCGGCTTCCCGCTGCTCAAGGTGGcggtcctcctcctccttggctACATCCTCCTGCGCTGTCGCCACGCTGTCCGGCAGCGCTTTCTGCCCGGGCCTCCCCGCCTGGGGGGCCACTCCGCCTTCTCGTCTAAACACTTCCCCGAGCCCAGCCTAGACATCTTGCTGGAGAGTTACTACGAGCATGAGGTGCGCCTGTCGCCGCACGTGCTGGGCCACAGCAAGGCCCACGTGAGCCGCATCGTGGGCGAGCTGGTGCGGGCTGGCCGTGCCCGAGGGTCCCCAGGCCCCATCCCCGGGGGAGCGCTGGCCTTGGCCTTCCGCGGAGACTTCATCCAGGTAGGGAGCGCCTACGAGCAGCATAAAATCCGCCGGCCCGACGGCTTCGACGTGCTCGTGCCGCTGCGCCTCCCTCCCCTGGTGTCGCTGGAGCCGCGGAGCCTGGGCGCGGAGCCCGAGCTGGCCCCAGCCTTCCACGGATGCTTCGTGTGTGCGCTCAAGGCGCCGCCAGGGGCTTCCGGCGGCCACTGGCTCCGGGACTGCAAACCCTTCTCCGACGGCTTCTGCGTGGATGTCCGCGGGCGGCGCCTCCTCTCGGCCACGCTGGTACTGCGCTGGTTCCAGGCGCATCTGCAGCGCTCCCTGGCCACCGTGCGCTACAGCCTGGAGGGACGTTGTCGGGTCAGCCTGACCCCGGGCGGTCTGGAGCAGCCGCCCACCCTACACATCTTGCCCTGCCGCACCGATTACGGCTGCTGCCGCCTTTCCATGGCCGTGCGACTCATCCCTGCCGTCCATTTGGGCGACAGCGTCTTCCTAGTggcgccaccgccgccgcccTCGCCTGCCGGGCCCCTGTCGGAGCTCCCGGGAGGCCTGCGTGGCGATGCCCTGTGGGGGGTGAACACAGCGCGCCAGGAGCAGAAGCTGCTGAGCTGGCTGCAGGAAAGGGCCCCTCCGGGTGCCTGCTACCTCAAGTGCCTGCAGTTGCTTAAAGCTCTGCGAGACCTGGGCGCCCGCGGGCTGGACCCGACGGCCGCCGCGCAGTGGGGACGCCTCCTCTCCTCGTACGTGCTCAAGTCGGCGCTGCTGGCGGTGCTGCAGCGCGAGGGGGCTCCGGCACCAGGCTGGGACGAGGCGCACCTGGGCGAGCGCCTGGAGGAGCTAGTGCTGTTCCTCCGGGACTGCCTGCTGCGACGCCGGACGCTCTTCCACTGCGTCCTGGGCCCTGGAGGGGCGGCCACCGAGGTGGGCCCGCTACCCAAGGTACTGCGTGAAGCTGCCCCAGTTGACCTCCTGGCGGCTTTCGACCGGCAGTTTCGGGAACTCGCAGCGGCGCGGTTGCTGTCCACGTGGCGAAGGCTGCCCCAGCTTCTCCGCGCCTATGGCGGTCCCCGCTACCTTGTCAGATGTCCGCCACCCCGGAGTCAGCGCACCCAAGGGTTCCCTGAAGATGAACCATAA